The DNA segment GTCGACGGTTTCACGCTCGTCGTCCACGGAATAGACGACACGGTAGTCTCCAACGCGGAGGCGAAAGAGCCCGCCGCTCGCGCGCAGCTTCTTGCTCTTCGCAGCGGGGCGCGGCTCGAGCGCCAGCGAGTCGATTGCGATGCGCACCTTGTCTGCCACGGACGCGGGGAG comes from the Pseudomonadota bacterium genome and includes:
- a CDS encoding type II toxin-antitoxin system RelE/ParE family toxin; amino-acid sequence: MTPYAITIARSAAKEYRRLPASVADKVRIAIDSLALEPRPAAKSKKLRASGGLFRLRVGDYRVVYSVDDERETVDVIHIRHRKDAYRDL